One window of Kryptolebias marmoratus isolate JLee-2015 linkage group LG3, ASM164957v2, whole genome shotgun sequence genomic DNA carries:
- the hadh gene encoding hydroxyacyl-coenzyme A dehydrogenase, mitochondrial, with amino-acid sequence MSFLCQPVSRAFSSSALRSSVFKHVTVIGGGLMGAGIAQVAASTGHTVTLVDVSEDVLKKTVKGIEGSLQRVAKKKFADKPEAGEEFVRKVLQSISTSTDAASAAQTSDLVLEAIVENLQVKQELFGRLDKLAPVHTIFASNTSSLPIMDIASSTSRLDRFGGLHFFNPVPMMKLVEVVGTSATSQETFDSLLNFSKALGKTPVSCKDTPGFIVNRLLVPYMMEAIRLHERGHGSKEDIDVAMKLGAGYPMGPFELCDYVGLDTMKFIIDGWSANNPADPLFAQSELLNGLVAEGKLGKKTGEGFYKYK; translated from the exons ATGTCGTTCCTCTGCCAGCCCGTCAGCAGAGCCTTCTCGTCCTCGGCGCTCCGGAGCTCCGTCTTCAAACATGTCACGGTCATCGGAGGGGGGCTGATGGGGGCGGGAATCGCACAG GTGGCTGCGTCCACTGGCCACACGGTGACCCTGGTGGACGTGTCTGAAGACGTCCTGAAGAAGACCGTCAAAGGGATTGAAGGAAGCCTCCAGAGAGTGGCCAAGAAGAAGTTTGCAGACAAACCCGAG gcAGGTGAGGAATTCGTCCGGAAGGTCCTGCAGAGCATCTCCACCTCGACAGACGctgcctctgcagctcagacgtCGGATCTTGTGTTGGAGGCCATTGTTGAAAACCTACAAGTCAAGCAGGAGCTTTTTGGGCGCCTGGACAAGCTGGCGCCTGT GCACACCATCTTTGCCAGCAACACGTCCTCGCTGCCCATCATGGACATCGCCAGTTCCACCAGCAGGCTGGACAGATTCGGGGGCCTTCACTTTTTTAACCCCGTCCCCATGATGAAGCTCGTAGAG GTCGTGGGAACCTCGGCGACGAGTCAAGAGACCTTCGACTCCCTCCTGAACTTCAGCAAAGCTCTTGGGAAAACCCCGGTGTCCTGCAAG GATACGCCTGGATTCATCGTGAACCGCCTCTTAGTTCCCTACATGATGGAGGCCATCCGGTTGCACGAGAGAG GTCACGGATCCAAAGAAGACATCGACGTTGCTATGAAACTCGGTGCCGGGTATCCCATGGGCCCCTTCGAGCTGTGTGACTATGTGGGGCTGGACACAATGAAGTTCATTATAGATG GGTGGAGCGCAAACAATCCCGCCGACCCGCTCTTCGCCCAGAGCGAGCTGCTGAACGGGCTGGTCGCGGAGGGCAAGCTTGGCAAGAAGACTGGAGAGGGATTCTACAAGTACAAGTAA
- the sgms2a gene encoding phosphatidylcholine:ceramide cholinephosphotransferase 2, translating into MASREHPNTGDCAADHLNSGMEGGSAPSTTKPCPVHAPGGEDSTRGFRKGITRHNDYVKIPVPESKVNPLPSEWWKTVIAFFYATFNLVLTTIVITVVHERVPPKESNPPLPDKFFDYIDRVKWAFTVTEVNGIVLLTIWLIQLVFFKHRSIAMRRFLFLIGTLYLYRCVTMYVTTLPVPGMHMNCAPKLQGDTQAKIQRVLRLISGGGLSMTNSHLLCGDFLYSGHTVMLTLTYLFIKEYSPRSFWWYHLMCWLLSAVGVVCILVAHEHYSVDVVVAYFITSRLFWWYHTMANLQTLKCSPDNYLTNTWWNPLFNLFERNVQTSVSCSYGWPITWPPACLKSPCKKYSMVQSTREE; encoded by the exons ATGGCGTCAAGGGAGCATCCCAATACCGGCGACTGTGCCGCTGACCATCTGAACTCAGGAATGGAGGGTGGTTCTGCTCCCAGCACAACAAAACCCTGCCCCGTCCACGCGCCAGGCGGCGAGGACTCAACGAGAGGTTTTCGGAAAGGCATAACCCGGCACAACGACTACGTGAAGATCCCCGTGCCGGAGTCCAAAGTCAACCCTCTGCCCTCGGAGTGGTGGAAGACGGTGATCGCTTTCTTTTACGCCACTTTCAACTTGGTCTTGACAACGATCGTCATCACAGTTGTGCACGAGAGGGTCCCGCCCAAGGAGAGCAATCCGCCTCTTCCTGATAAGTTCTTCGACTACATTGACAGAGTCAAGTGGGCGTTTACAGTAACGGAGGTCAACGGGATCGTGTTGCTGACCATTTGGTTGATCCAGTTggtcttttttaaacacag ATCAATAGCAATGAGACGGTTCCTCTTCCTCATCGGCACCCTGTACTTGTACCGTTGTGTGACGATGTACGTCACCACCTTGCCTGTGCCTGGCATGCACATGAACTGCGCTCCCAAG CTTCAGGGAGACACGCAGGCCAAAATCCAGCGAGTTTTACGGCTGATTTCAGGCGGGGGCCTCTCCATGACAAACTCCCATCTGTTGTGCGGAGACTTCCTCTACAGCGGACACACAGTGATGCTCACCCTCACTTACCTGTTCATCAAAGAGT ACTCCCCTCGGTCGTTTTGGTGGTATCATCTCATGTGCTGGCTGCTGAGTGCTGTCGGTGTGGTCTGCATCTTGGTGGCACACGAACACTACAGTGTGGATGTGGTTGTGGCCTACTTTATCACTTCTCGGCTGTTCTGGTGGTATCACACCATGGCCAACTTACAG ACTCTGAAATGCTCGCCCGACAACTACCTCACCAACACCTGGTGGAACCCCCTGTTTAACTTGTTCGAGAGGAACGTCCAAACCTCGGTGTCGTGCTCCTACGGCTGGCCCATCACCTGGCCCCCCGCCTGCCTGAAGAGCCCCTGCAAGAAGTACTCCATGGTGCAGAGCACACGAGAGGAGTGA
- the LOC108233799 gene encoding cytochrome P450 2U1, with protein sequence MDTLSWLGHVTLSPSHVVPLAVFLLAFYLAAFYRRRAGAYTNIPPGPKPWPVVGNFGGFLVPPALRGRFGQRRDHVSVMEALTSQADLYGNIYSLFVGSQLAVVLNGYEVVRDALSNHPDVFSDRPDVPSISILTKRRGIVFAPYGPVWRKQRKFCHTTLRSFGLGKLSLEPCIQRGLVTIKAELLRLNGESGGTGVDPAPLISNAVSNVVCSLILGQRFHHGDPEFRAILGLMARGLEICINSAAILINVCSLLYYLPFGVFKELRQVERDITVFLKRIIANHRETLDPENPRDLADMYLIEMLARRAAGEEDSSFTEDYLFYIIGDLFIAGTDTTTNSVLWTLLYMALYPDVQDKVQAEIDKVVGRRRLPSVTDRGSLPFTEATIMEVQRLAVVVPLSVPHMASETTEFRGYTIPKGTVIFPNLYSVHRDPAVWDEPDSFNPTRFLDDEGKLLKKEFFIPFGIGRRVCMGEQLAKMELFLTVTGLLQSFRFRLPDGTPPPSLQGRFGLTMAPCPFRVCVNDRSEDRGTHVI encoded by the exons ATGGACACGCTCTCGTGGCTGGGGCACGTCACGCTGTCGCCTTCCCACGTAGTGCCCTTAGCGGTCTTCCTGCTGGCCTTTTACCTGGCCGCTTTCTATCGGAGGCGGGCGGGCGCGTACACAAACATCCCTCCGGGTCCGAAGCCGTGGCCCGTCGTCGGCAACTTCGGCGGCTTCCTCGTGCCCCCAGCTCTGAGGGGCAGGTTCGGACAGCGGCGCGACCACGTCAGCGTCATGGAGGCTTTGACGTCCCAAGCCGACCTGTACGGCAACATCTACAGCCTGTTCGTGGGTAGTCAGCTGGCGGTCGTGCTGAATGGATATGAAGTGGTGAGGGACGCTCTGTCGAACCATCCCGACGTGTTCTCAGACAGACCGGACGTGCCCTCCATCTCCATCCTGACGAAGCGCAGAG GAATCGTCTTTGCGCCGTACGGGCCAGTGTGGCGAAAGCAGCGCAAGTTCTGCCACACAACGCTGCGAAGCTTCGGCCTGGGAAAGCTGAGCTTGGAGCCCTGCATCCAGCGAGGCCTGGTCACCATCAAGGCCGAGCTGCTGAGGCTGAACGGGGAGAGCGGCGGCACCGGCGTGGACCCGGCTCCGCTGATCAGCAACGCCGTGTCCAACGTCGTCTGCTCGCTCATACTCGGCCAGCGCTTCCACCACGGGGATCCCGAGTTCCGCGCCATCCTGGGCCTGATGGCGCGCGGCCTGGAGATCTGCATCAACAGCGCCGCCATCCTCATCAACGTCTGCTCCCTCCTCTACTATCTGCCGTTCGGGGTCTTCAAGGAGTTGCGGCAGGTGGAGCGGGACATCACGGTGTTCCTCAAGAGGATCATCGCAAATCACCGGGAGACGTTAGATCCCGAAAACCCCAGGGATCTCGCAGACATGTACCTGATAGAGATGCTGGCGCGGCGGGCTGCGGGAGAGGAGGACAGCAGCTTCACAGAGGATTATCTCTTTTATATCATCGGAGACCTCTTCATTGCTGGCACTGACACCACAACTAATTCAGTTTTATGGACTCTGCTCTATATGGCCTTATATCCGGACGTTCAag aCAAAGTCCAGGCAGAGATAGACAAAGTTGTGGGCAGACGGCGGCTCCCGTCCGTGACCGACAGAGGAAGTCTGCCCTTCACCGAAGCCACCATCATGGAAGTGCAGCGGCTGGCCGTGGTGGTTCCTCTCAGTGTTCCTCACATGGCctcagagacaacag AGTTCAGAGGCTACACGATTCCCAAAGGAACGGTTATTTTCCCCAACCTGTATTCGGTGCACAGGGACCCCGCCGTGTGGGACGAGCCGGACTCTTTTAACCCCACGCGCTTCTTGGATGACGAAGGCAAGCTGCTTAAGAAGGAGTTCTTCATACCGTTCGGCATCG GTCGTCGGGTCTGCATGGGTGAGCAGCTGGCTAAGATGGAGCTCTTCCTGACCGTCACCGGGTTGCTGCAGTCCTTCCGGTTCAGACTGCCGGACGGGACGCCGCCTCCGTCCCTGCAGGGGCGCTTCGGGCTGACGATGGCGCCGTGTCCCTTCAGGGTGTGCGTGAACGATCGGAGCGAGGACAGAGGAACACACGTCATCTAG